The Acropora muricata isolate sample 2 chromosome 5, ASM3666990v1, whole genome shotgun sequence genome includes a window with the following:
- the LOC136917867 gene encoding uncharacterized protein — translation MARPLGFALLELFYHLIFEIEAATSKFNEYTVESEAGLLAGTVAGGIVLAVLYMWGKFYRKITRRVDVSNPIVISPDRKEKLISFDNSGDTIILILEETSIVEDPSWNYRDSGTYQGNQMVTEQGTYASKPLVSLANDLSDFVERIFQRLDTRIRGAGHYEVVANYFGFDIFEIRSGFEKSVGSPSRAMIEAIVVRYPELTVEKFARVVEEKARRKDVADLLRAYDRVSLK, via the exons ATGGCCAGGCCCCTTGGATTTGCACTACTGGAATTGTTTTACCATCTCATCTTCGAA ATTGAAGCCGCTACAAGCAAATTCAATGAGTATACTGTTGAATCTGAAGCAG GTTTGTTGGCGGGTACTGTGGCTGGTGGAATTGTTTTGGCAGTGTTATATATGTGGGGAAAATTTTACCGAAAGATTACCAGGAGAGTTGATGTGTCCAATCCCATCGTAATATCTCCTGACAGAAAAG aaaaattaatatctttCGACAATTCTGGTGACACCATCATCCTAATACTTGAGGAAACTTCAATCGTGGAG GACCCATCTTGGAATTACAGGGATAGTGGTACATATCAAGGGAACCAGATGGTAACTGAGCAAGGTACATATG CCTCCAAGCCTTTGGTAAGTCTTGCTAACGACCTTTCTGATTTTGTGGAAAGGATCTTTCAACGTTTGGACACACGCATCagaggagctggtcattatgaaGTCGTAGCTAACTATTTCGGCTTCGACATTTTTGAAATAAGATCCGGATTTGAAAAATCTGTCGGCAGTCCCTCCAGAGCAATGATTGAGGCAATTGTTGTTCGGTACCCAGAGCTCACAGTAGAGAAGTTTGCAAGAGTGGTAGAAGAGAAAGCACGTCGAAAGGATGTTGCTGACTTGCTGAGAGCTTATGATCGTGTTTCGTTGAAATAA
- the LOC136917872 gene encoding uncharacterized protein, which produces MVRRVDGSNPMGIAPERKEKLISFNNSGDTIILILEGTSIVEDPSWNYRDSDTYQWNQMVTEQGAYASKPLGSLVNDLSDFVEKIFQRLDIRIKGAGHYEVIANHFGFDIFEIRSVFEKSAGGPSRAMIEAIVVRHPELTVEKFARVAEEKARRKDVADLLRAYDRFSLKESV; this is translated from the exons ATGGTTAGGAGAGTTGATGGGTCCAATCCCATGGGAATAGCTCCAGAAAGAAAAG aaaaattaatttctttcaaCAATTCTGGTGACACCATCATCCTAATACTTGAGGGAACTTCAATCGTGGAG GACCCTTCTTGGAATTACAGGGATAGTGATACATATCAATGGAACCAGATGGTAACTGAGCAAGGTGCATATG cCTCCAAGCCTTTGGGAAGTCTTGTGAATGACCTTTCTGATTTCGTGGAGAAGATCTTTCAACGTTTGGACATACGTATTAAAGGAGCTGGGCATTACGAAGTCATAGCTAACCATTTCGGCTTCGACATTTTTGAAATAAGATCCGTGTTTGAAAAATCTGCCGGCGGTCCCTCCAGAGCAATGATTGAGGCAATTGTTGTTCGTCACCCAGAGCTCACAGTAGAGAAGTTTGCAAGAGTGGCAGAAGAGAAAGCACGCCGAAAGGATGTCGCTGACTTGCTAAGAGCTTATGATCGTTTTTCGTTGAAAGAATCGGTTTGA